Proteins encoded together in one Lathyrus oleraceus cultivar Zhongwan6 chromosome 5, CAAS_Psat_ZW6_1.0, whole genome shotgun sequence window:
- the LOC127088069 gene encoding putative cyclin-A3-1, translating to METGGSKKRTNGTESPSVLVPKRQRVVLEEFPDLNVPDYHPNLNKSASTSTLSLLPNSNLDNSVCNKTNAKRESMQIVEPYVSDVSVYLRMMEVQEKRRPAVDYMDNVQRFITTNMRATLVDWLVEVADEYKLLPETLHLAVSYIDRFLSIHSLDRSKLQLLGVSAMLIASKYEEITPPKAVDFCQITDNTYELHEVLEMESHILKSLNFEMGNPNVTTFLKQFVTIASENQKTSNLQFEYLCNYLADLSLLDYECLQFLPSVVAASVIFLAKFIIRPRVHPWTLSLYESLGYGSDDLEDCVTILHDLYLSRRAASLKAVRDKYKQNKFKRVANLPSMPELREHYFEEVHGSQL from the exons ATGGAGACCGGTGGCTCAAAGAAGAGAACAAACGGCACTGAATCACCTTCTGTTCTTGTTCCCAAAAGGCAGAGAGTAGTTTTGGAAGAATTTCCAGATCTCAATGTTCCTGATTATCATCCTAACCTCAACAAATCAGCATCAACATCAACCCTTTCTTTACTTCCGAATTCCAATTTGGATAACTCAGTTTGCAACAAAACCAATGCAAAGCGTGAAAGTATGCAGATTGTCGAGCCTTACGTATCTGATGTCTCCGTTTATCTTCGCATGATGGAG GTGCAGGAAAAACGAAGACCAGCGGTTGACTACATGGATAATGTTCAGAGATTCATTACTACAAACATGAGGGCAACATTGGTGGATTGGTTAGTTGAGGTTGCGGATGAATACAAACTTCTCCCTGAAACTCTTCATCTAGCTGTTTCCTACATTGACAGATTCCTATCTATCCATTCTCTCGATAGATCCAAGCTTCAGTTGCTTGGTGTCTCTGCCATGCTCATTGCTTC AAAGTATGAAGAAATCACTCCACCAAAAGCAGTGGATTTCTGCCAAATTACTGATAACACCTACGAACTGCATGAG GTTTTAGAAATGGAATCTCACATACTCAAGTCCCTAAATTTTGAAATGGGAAACCCTAATGTCACCACTTTCTTAAA GCAGTTTGTCACAATTGCATCTGAGAATCAAAAG ACTTCCAATTTGCAGTTTGAATATTTGTGCAACTATCTTGCTGATTTAAGCCTGCTTGACTATGAGTGTCTACAATTCTTGCCTTCTGTTGTGGCTGCCTCTGTTATATTTCTTGCCAAATTTATTATCCGGCCTAGAGTACATCCTTGG ACTTTGTCCCTTTATGAATCATTGGGTTATGGATCTGATGATTTGGAAGATTGTGTTACCATTCTACATGATTTGTATTTGTCAAGAAGGGCAGCATCCTTGAAAGCTGTTCGCGACAAATACAAGCAGAACAAG TTCAAACGTGTAGCAAACTTGCCTTCCATGCCAGAGCTGCGTGAACATTACTTTGAAGAAGTTCATGGCTCACAACTATAA